A section of the Streptomyces sp. V3I8 genome encodes:
- a CDS encoding PaaI family thioesterase, translated as MNEETAPVVLPWLDEPRFECFGCSPRNKIGLALKMYRLDDGRLGTDITFSDAYASYPGVVHGGIVSVLVDELMGDLIALNRGLLAFSVTLRTKFLQPLRTGTPYRAVARIVRESGGVVHAEADVLDTDGTPHVMANSAYQPISSEQAEGHMGLVGADRERLAHYFDHAIG; from the coding sequence ATGAACGAGGAGACCGCTCCCGTCGTGCTGCCCTGGCTCGACGAGCCGCGGTTCGAGTGCTTCGGCTGCTCGCCCCGTAACAAGATCGGGCTGGCGCTGAAGATGTACCGCCTCGACGACGGCCGGCTCGGCACCGACATCACCTTCTCCGACGCGTACGCCTCCTACCCCGGGGTCGTCCACGGCGGCATCGTCAGCGTCCTGGTGGACGAGCTGATGGGTGACCTGATCGCCCTCAACCGCGGTCTGCTGGCCTTCTCGGTCACCCTGCGCACCAAGTTCCTGCAACCGCTGCGGACCGGTACCCCCTACCGGGCCGTCGCCCGCATCGTCCGGGAGAGCGGCGGCGTGGTGCACGCGGAGGCCGATGTCCTCGATACCGACGGCACCCCGCACGTGATGGCGAACTCGGCCTACCAGCCCATCAGTTCGGAACAGGCCGAGGGCCACATGGGGCTGGTCGGCGCGGACCGCGAACGCCTCGCACACTACTTCGATCACGCGATTGGATGA